The Haloplanus salinarum genome includes a region encoding these proteins:
- a CDS encoding ATP synthase subunit B, with protein MKEYKTITEISGPLVFAEVDKPIGYDEMVEIETADGEIRRGQVLESEDGLVAIQVFEGTSGIDKNAFVRFQGETLKMKLTENLLGRVLSGSGEPIDGGPPIEPDERRDIVGAAINPYAREYPEEFIQTGVSAIDGMNTLVRGQKLPIFSGSGLPHNELALQIARQASVPEEEEGGEGSEFAVIFGAMGITAEEANEFMDDFERTGALERSVVFMNLADDPAVERTVTPRMALTTAEYLAFDKDYHVLVILTDMTNYCEALREIGAAREEVPGRRGYPGYMYTDLAQLYERAGRIQGRDGSVTQIPILTMPGDDDTHPIPDLTGYITEGQIYVDRDLNSQGVQPPVNVLPSLSRLMDDGIGEGLTREDHADVSDQMYAAYAEGEDLRDLVNIVGREALSDRDNKYLDFADDFESDFVDQGFDTNRDIDETLDIGWDLLSTFPKEELNRIDEELIEKYYDDAAVEEEATAD; from the coding sequence ATGAAAGAGTACAAGACGATCACCGAGATCAGCGGCCCGCTGGTGTTCGCCGAGGTCGACAAGCCCATCGGCTACGACGAGATGGTCGAAATCGAGACCGCCGACGGCGAGATCCGGCGCGGCCAGGTGCTCGAATCCGAGGACGGACTCGTCGCCATCCAGGTGTTCGAGGGCACGTCCGGCATCGACAAGAACGCGTTCGTCCGGTTCCAGGGCGAGACGCTGAAGATGAAGCTGACCGAGAACCTCCTCGGTCGCGTGCTCTCCGGGTCGGGCGAACCGATCGACGGCGGGCCGCCGATCGAGCCCGACGAGCGCCGCGACATCGTCGGCGCGGCGATCAACCCCTACGCCCGCGAGTATCCCGAGGAGTTCATCCAGACCGGCGTCTCCGCCATCGACGGCATGAACACCCTCGTGCGCGGCCAGAAGCTCCCCATCTTCTCCGGATCGGGGCTGCCGCACAACGAACTCGCGCTCCAGATCGCGCGACAGGCGAGCGTCCCCGAGGAAGAGGAGGGCGGTGAAGGCTCCGAGTTCGCCGTCATCTTCGGCGCGATGGGGATCACCGCCGAGGAGGCAAACGAGTTCATGGACGACTTCGAGCGCACCGGCGCGCTCGAACGCTCCGTGGTCTTCATGAACCTCGCGGACGACCCCGCCGTCGAGCGGACGGTCACGCCGCGGATGGCCCTGACGACCGCCGAGTACCTCGCCTTCGACAAGGATTACCACGTGCTGGTGATCCTGACGGACATGACCAACTACTGCGAGGCGCTCCGCGAGATCGGTGCCGCCCGCGAGGAGGTCCCGGGACGCCGTGGCTACCCCGGGTATATGTACACCGACCTGGCCCAGCTCTACGAGCGGGCGGGCCGGATCCAGGGCCGTGACGGGTCGGTCACGCAGATCCCGATCCTCACGATGCCCGGCGACGACGACACCCACCCGATCCCCGACCTGACGGGCTACATCACCGAGGGGCAGATCTACGTCGACCGCGACCTCAACAGCCAGGGCGTTCAGCCCCCGGTCAACGTGCTCCCCTCGCTCTCGCGCCTGATGGACGACGGGATCGGCGAGGGCCTCACCCGCGAGGACCACGCCGACGTCTCGGACCAGATGTACGCCGCGTACGCGGAGGGTGAGGACCTGCGCGACCTGGTGAACATCGTCGGCCGCGAGGCGCTGTCGGACCGCGACAATAAGTACCTCGACTTCGCCGACGACTTCGAGAGCGACTTCGTCGACCAAGGGTTCGATACGAACCGCGACATCGACGAGACCCTCGACATCGGCTGGGACCTCCTCTCGACGTTCCCCAAGGAGGAGCTCAACCGGATCGACGAGGAACTCATCGAGAAGTACTACGACGACGCGGCCGTCGAGGAAGAGGCGACGGCGGACTAA
- a CDS encoding ATP synthase subunit A gives MSQADTTVREDGIIDSVSGPVVTAVDLDARMNDVVYVGDEGLMGEVIEIEGEVTTIQVYEETSGVAPGEPVENTGDPLTVDLGPGVLDTIYDGVQRPLDVLQEKMNSAFLDRGVDAPGIDLEKEWEFTPEVEEGDEVEPGDVIGTVPETVTIEHKVLVPPDSEGGEVVAIEDGEFTVEETVAELDTGEEIRMRQEWPVREARPAGDKKTPTEPLLTGQRVQDGLFPIAKGGTAAIPGPFGSGKTVTQQQLAKWSDADIVVYIGCGERGNEMTEVIEDFPELPDPQTGNPLMARTTLIANTSNMPVAARESCVYTGITIAEYYRDMGYDVALMADSTSRWAEAMREISSRLEEMPGEEGYPAYLAARLSQFYERAGYFDNINGTEGSISVVGAVSPPGGDFSEPVTQNTLRIVKCFWALDADLAERRHFPSINWNESYSLYREQLDPWFEENVADDWAEVRQWAVDTLDEEGELQEIVQLVGKDALPEDQQLTLEVARYLREAWLQQNAFHDVDTYCEPDKTYLILTTIKTFNDEAFDALEAGVPVEEITDIDALPRINRIGVQEEYEAYMDELKDDIAAQIRELY, from the coding sequence ATGAGTCAGGCAGACACGACCGTCCGAGAGGACGGGATCATCGACAGCGTGAGTGGCCCGGTCGTGACCGCGGTCGATCTCGACGCCCGAATGAACGACGTCGTCTACGTGGGCGACGAAGGGCTGATGGGCGAAGTCATCGAGATCGAAGGCGAGGTTACGACCATCCAGGTGTACGAAGAGACCTCCGGCGTCGCTCCGGGTGAACCCGTGGAGAACACGGGCGACCCGCTGACCGTCGACCTCGGACCGGGGGTACTGGACACCATCTACGACGGCGTCCAGCGCCCCCTCGACGTGCTCCAGGAGAAGATGAACAGCGCGTTCCTCGACCGCGGGGTCGACGCGCCCGGGATCGACCTCGAGAAGGAGTGGGAGTTCACCCCCGAGGTCGAGGAGGGCGACGAGGTCGAACCCGGCGACGTGATCGGCACGGTGCCGGAGACGGTGACCATCGAACACAAGGTGCTCGTCCCGCCGGACTCCGAGGGCGGCGAGGTCGTCGCCATCGAGGACGGCGAGTTCACCGTCGAGGAGACGGTCGCCGAACTCGACACCGGAGAGGAGATCCGGATGCGCCAGGAGTGGCCGGTCCGCGAGGCCCGGCCTGCCGGCGACAAGAAGACGCCGACCGAGCCGCTGCTGACCGGTCAGCGGGTGCAGGACGGCCTGTTCCCCATCGCCAAGGGCGGCACGGCGGCGATTCCGGGGCCTTTCGGCTCCGGCAAGACGGTTACCCAGCAGCAACTCGCCAAGTGGTCCGACGCGGACATCGTCGTCTACATCGGCTGTGGCGAGCGCGGCAACGAGATGACCGAGGTCATCGAGGACTTCCCGGAACTGCCCGACCCGCAGACCGGGAACCCGCTGATGGCCCGGACGACGCTCATCGCCAACACGTCGAACATGCCGGTCGCGGCCCGGGAGTCCTGTGTCTACACGGGTATCACCATCGCGGAGTACTACCGCGACATGGGCTACGACGTGGCGCTGATGGCCGACTCCACCTCGCGGTGGGCGGAGGCCATGCGCGAGATCAGTTCGCGGCTGGAGGAGATGCCCGGCGAGGAGGGCTACCCCGCCTACCTCGCCGCACGGCTCTCCCAGTTCTACGAGCGCGCCGGCTACTTCGACAACATCAACGGCACCGAAGGGTCGATTTCGGTCGTCGGCGCGGTCAGTCCCCCGGGCGGGGACTTCTCCGAGCCGGTGACCCAGAACACCCTGCGGATCGTGAAGTGCTTCTGGGCGCTCGACGCCGACCTAGCCGAGCGCCGGCACTTCCCCTCGATCAACTGGAACGAGTCGTATTCCCTCTACCGGGAGCAGCTCGACCCGTGGTTCGAGGAGAACGTCGCCGACGACTGGGCAGAGGTCCGCCAGTGGGCGGTCGACACCCTCGACGAGGAGGGCGAACTCCAAGAAATCGTCCAGCTCGTCGGGAAGGACGCCCTGCCGGAGGACCAGCAGCTCACCCTCGAAGTGGCACGGTACCTCCGCGAGGCGTGGCTCCAGCAGAACGCGTTCCACGACGTGGACACGTACTGCGAGCCCGACAAGACCTACCTGATCCTCACGACGATCAAGACGTTCAACGACGAGGCGTTCGACGCCCTCGAAGCCGGCGTCCCCGTCGAGGAGATCACGGACATCGACGCCCTGCCGCGCATCAACCGCATCGGCGTCCAGGAGGAGTACGAGGCGTACATGGACGAACTGAAAGACGACATCGCGGCGCAGATCCGGGAGCTGTACTAA
- a CDS encoding V-type ATP synthase subunit F: protein MSQEIAVIGSPDFTTGFRLAGVRKFENVPDEEKDDALDEAVMRTLDDDDVGIVVMHDDDMAHLSREAREAVEGSIEPVLVTLGGGAGSGGLREQIKRAIGIDLMEED from the coding sequence ATGAGCCAGGAGATCGCCGTCATCGGGAGCCCCGATTTCACCACTGGCTTCCGACTCGCGGGCGTACGGAAGTTCGAGAACGTACCGGACGAGGAGAAAGACGACGCGCTCGACGAGGCCGTCATGCGGACGCTCGACGACGACGACGTCGGCATCGTCGTGATGCACGACGACGACATGGCGCATCTCTCCCGGGAGGCCCGGGAGGCAGTCGAGGGCAGTATCGAACCGGTGCTCGTCACCTTGGGTGGCGGCGCCGGCAGCGGCGGCCTGCGCGAGCAGATCAAGCGAGCCATCGGTATCGACCTGATGGAGGAAGACTAA
- a CDS encoding V-type ATP synthase subunit C: protein MSTSPGSSNPEYVTTRVRSRRSVLFSDEDYRKLIRMGPSEIARFMEESEYEREINALGARHSGVDLIEYALNRNLAKHFNDLLDWADGRLYDLIARYLRKFDAWNVKTVLRGIYSDADREEVETDLIRAGEMDERLLDRLLDAGSIEEVIDLLDRTIFADPLRGALEEYEESGVLVPLENAVDRVFYEQLLSDLPGGEANQTYREFLEAEIDFRNARNALRLARSGADVDPSEYYIAGGQLFGASQLSAIGGNVEELVATIRDSTYGDDLDSALDEFEEADSLISFERALDVALLEYSDRLGFIHPLSVAPVISYILAKEREVDNIRAIARGREAGLSEEEIEEELVIL from the coding sequence ATGAGCACGAGCCCCGGCAGTTCGAATCCGGAGTACGTCACCACCCGCGTCCGGTCGCGACGCTCGGTGCTGTTCAGCGACGAGGACTACCGGAAACTGATTCGGATGGGGCCGTCGGAGATCGCCCGCTTCATGGAGGAGTCGGAGTACGAGCGCGAGATCAACGCGCTCGGGGCGCGACACTCGGGGGTCGACCTCATCGAGTACGCACTCAACCGGAACCTCGCGAAGCACTTCAACGACCTGCTGGACTGGGCCGACGGTCGGCTGTACGACCTGATCGCCCGGTACCTGCGGAAGTTCGACGCGTGGAACGTCAAGACGGTGCTTCGCGGGATCTACTCCGACGCCGACCGCGAGGAGGTCGAGACGGACCTCATCCGGGCCGGCGAGATGGACGAGCGCCTGCTCGACCGCCTGCTGGACGCGGGGTCCATCGAGGAGGTCATCGACCTGCTCGACCGGACGATATTCGCGGACCCGCTCCGCGGGGCGCTGGAGGAGTACGAGGAGTCGGGCGTCCTCGTCCCGCTGGAGAACGCGGTCGACCGCGTCTTCTACGAACAGCTCCTGTCGGACCTGCCCGGCGGCGAGGCCAATCAGACCTACCGGGAGTTCCTCGAAGCGGAGATCGACTTCCGCAACGCGCGGAACGCGCTTCGCTTGGCCCGAAGTGGGGCCGACGTCGACCCTTCGGAGTATTACATCGCGGGCGGACAGCTGTTCGGCGCGAGTCAGTTGAGCGCCATCGGCGGCAACGTCGAGGAGCTCGTCGCGACGATCCGTGACAGCACGTACGGCGACGACCTCGACAGCGCGCTCGACGAGTTCGAGGAGGCGGACAGCCTGATCTCCTTCGAGCGGGCGCTCGACGTCGCGTTGCTCGAATACTCGGATCGGCTCGGCTTCATCCACCCGCTGTCGGTGGCGCCGGTTATCTCCTACATCCTCGCCAAGGAGCGCGAGGTGGACAACATCCGCGCCATCGCCCGCGGCCGCGAGGCCGGACTGTCCGAAGAGGAGATCGAAGAGGAACTGGTGATCCTATGA
- a CDS encoding V-type ATP synthase subunit E, whose amino-acid sequence MSLDTVAEDIRDEARARAEEIREEGETRASEIVEDAEADAEEIREEREAAVEREIAQKREQAVSSAKLEAKQARLEARRDALEEVRSAVEETLAGIEGERRRSLTASLLDAAAEEFDEGESVSVYGRADDEALLEDLLEGYDGFSVAGTYDCLGGVVVESEESRVRVNNTFDSLLETVWEDNLKELSNRLFER is encoded by the coding sequence ATGAGTTTGGACACAGTCGCCGAGGACATCCGGGACGAGGCCCGCGCGCGTGCGGAGGAAATCCGCGAGGAGGGCGAAACGCGGGCGAGCGAGATCGTCGAGGATGCCGAGGCCGACGCCGAAGAGATCCGCGAGGAACGCGAGGCGGCGGTCGAGCGGGAGATCGCCCAGAAGCGCGAACAGGCCGTCTCCAGCGCGAAGCTCGAGGCCAAGCAGGCCCGGCTGGAGGCCCGACGCGACGCGCTCGAAGAGGTGCGGTCGGCGGTCGAGGAGACCCTGGCCGGAATCGAGGGCGAGCGCCGTCGGTCGCTCACCGCGTCGCTGCTGGACGCGGCCGCCGAGGAGTTCGACGAGGGCGAGTCGGTGTCGGTGTACGGTCGCGCCGACGACGAGGCGTTGCTCGAAGACCTGCTCGAGGGGTACGACGGCTTCAGCGTCGCCGGGACCTACGACTGTCTCGGCGGCGTCGTCGTCGAGAGCGAGGAGTCGCGGGTCCGCGTGAACAACACCTTCGACTCGCTCCTCGAGACGGTCTGGGAGGACAACTTGAAGGAACTGAGCAACCGACTGTTCGAGCGATGA
- a CDS encoding F0F1 ATP synthase subunit C gives MLEATSQLATVVLQNNATSFPLIPAQAAAALAVGLAALGAGYAERGIGAAAVGAVAEDDDMFVRGLILTVLPETLVILALVTLFLTTGIPWDTAEFFEAMFSAGS, from the coding sequence ATGCTCGAAGCTACTTCACAACTCGCGACGGTCGTACTGCAGAACAACGCCACGTCGTTCCCGCTGATCCCCGCACAGGCTGCCGCCGCGCTGGCGGTCGGGCTGGCGGCGCTCGGCGCGGGCTACGCGGAGCGAGGTATCGGTGCGGCCGCCGTCGGCGCCGTCGCCGAGGACGACGACATGTTCGTCCGTGGGCTGATCCTCACGGTCCTGCCGGAGACACTCGTGATCCTGGCGCTGGTTACCCTGTTCCTCACGACGGGGATTCCGTGGGACACCGCCGAATTCTTCGAGGCGATGTTCAGCGCGGGTAGCTAA
- a CDS encoding V-type ATP synthase subunit I, which translates to MLRPERMSKVSVTGSKAVMDDVVEAVHDRNLLHVTEYDGTWEGFEPGNPIDGAEEASEKLVTVRSIESILDVDDADAGPTRIVTDDALEEELGEIRERVNDLEDRRDEIRSELGEVEDRLSAVEPFATLGIDLDLLAGYDTLDVVVGEGNADEVERAMVDADGIEDVELFAEDGVIAIFARPVEGADDDVITDALVGVDFTALEVPDAEGSPEEYVSELDHRKQQLESKLRTVENELEEVRLDAAGFLLAAEEKLTIDVQKREAPLSFATTDNAFVAEGWIPSEEYTDFAAAITEAVGDHAEVEELQRATFDAHGEEAVREDVAGGVEGATAVDGGDEVRADGGGVVMNDDDPPVVQDNPGVVKPFEVLTQAVSRPKYAEFDPTVVLFLTFPAFFGFMIGDVGYGVVYTLIGYYLLTNFDSDAFRSMGGVTVFAGIFTILFGILYGELFGTHQVSKLLWGGHAPLHKGLQPHYLLWAQAWLVISVLVGVLHLNIGWLFDFVENYQFHDVKHAVLESGSWLLMLNGLWVWVFSEHAANAKPALLYDVWEIVGLEAGLGIGPTVGMVAGVLFAVGLVLLIVGEPVEAIEFLNVFVNALSYTRIAAVLLAKAGMAFTVNLLFFGAYAAEGEYHFMYSGEPHGTVMFEGLMNMGPGMLVLGIVVLVVGHLLVLALGVTSAGLQAVRLEYVEFFGKFYEGGGREYEPFGYDRQYTTDD; encoded by the coding sequence ATGCTCAGACCTGAGCGGATGAGCAAAGTGTCGGTGACGGGCTCGAAGGCGGTCATGGACGACGTCGTCGAGGCGGTCCACGACCGTAACCTGCTTCACGTCACCGAGTACGACGGGACCTGGGAGGGGTTCGAACCGGGGAACCCGATCGACGGCGCCGAGGAGGCCTCCGAGAAGCTGGTGACCGTCCGCTCCATCGAGAGCATTCTCGACGTGGACGACGCCGACGCCGGCCCGACGCGGATCGTCACCGACGACGCCCTCGAGGAGGAACTCGGGGAGATCCGCGAGCGCGTCAACGACCTCGAAGACCGGCGCGACGAGATCCGGAGCGAACTCGGCGAGGTCGAGGACCGGCTCTCGGCGGTCGAGCCCTTCGCGACGCTCGGGATCGATCTGGACCTGCTCGCCGGCTACGACACGCTCGACGTGGTGGTCGGCGAGGGGAACGCCGACGAGGTCGAACGCGCGATGGTCGACGCGGACGGCATCGAGGACGTCGAGCTGTTCGCCGAGGACGGCGTGATCGCCATCTTCGCCCGACCGGTCGAGGGCGCCGACGACGACGTGATCACGGACGCCCTGGTCGGCGTCGACTTCACCGCACTCGAAGTCCCGGACGCCGAGGGCTCCCCCGAGGAGTACGTCTCGGAGCTCGACCACCGAAAACAGCAGCTCGAATCGAAGCTCCGGACCGTCGAGAACGAACTCGAAGAGGTGAGACTCGACGCCGCGGGCTTCCTGCTGGCCGCCGAGGAGAAACTCACCATCGACGTCCAGAAGCGTGAGGCGCCGCTCTCCTTCGCGACGACGGACAACGCCTTCGTCGCCGAGGGCTGGATCCCGAGCGAGGAGTACACCGACTTCGCCGCGGCGATCACCGAGGCGGTCGGCGACCACGCGGAGGTCGAGGAACTCCAGCGGGCGACCTTCGACGCCCACGGCGAGGAGGCGGTCCGCGAGGACGTCGCCGGCGGCGTCGAGGGGGCGACGGCCGTCGACGGCGGCGACGAGGTGCGGGCCGACGGCGGCGGCGTCGTGATGAACGACGACGACCCGCCGGTCGTCCAGGACAACCCCGGGGTGGTCAAGCCCTTCGAGGTGCTCACCCAGGCGGTGAGCCGCCCGAAGTACGCGGAGTTCGACCCGACGGTCGTCCTCTTTCTGACCTTCCCGGCGTTCTTCGGGTTCATGATCGGCGACGTCGGCTACGGGGTGGTCTACACCCTCATCGGCTACTACCTCCTCACCAACTTCGACAGCGACGCCTTCCGGAGCATGGGCGGCGTGACCGTCTTCGCCGGGATCTTCACGATACTGTTCGGTATCCTCTACGGCGAACTCTTCGGAACCCACCAGGTGTCGAAACTGCTCTGGGGCGGCCACGCACCCCTGCACAAGGGCCTCCAGCCGCATTACCTGCTCTGGGCGCAGGCGTGGCTGGTCATCAGCGTCCTCGTCGGCGTCCTCCACCTCAACATCGGGTGGCTGTTCGACTTCGTCGAGAACTACCAGTTCCACGACGTCAAGCACGCGGTCCTGGAGAGCGGGTCGTGGCTGCTGATGCTCAACGGCCTGTGGGTGTGGGTGTTCTCGGAGCACGCCGCGAACGCCAAGCCCGCCCTGCTGTACGACGTGTGGGAGATCGTCGGCCTGGAGGCCGGCCTCGGCATCGGGCCGACGGTCGGCATGGTCGCCGGCGTGCTCTTCGCCGTCGGCCTCGTGTTGCTGATCGTCGGCGAACCCGTCGAGGCCATCGAGTTCCTCAACGTGTTCGTCAACGCGCTGTCGTACACCCGGATCGCCGCGGTGTTGCTCGCGAAGGCGGGGATGGCCTTCACGGTCAACCTCCTCTTCTTCGGCGCCTACGCCGCCGAGGGTGAGTACCACTTCATGTACTCGGGCGAGCCCCACGGCACCGTGATGTTCGAGGGGCTGATGAACATGGGGCCGGGGATGCTGGTCCTCGGCATCGTCGTCCTCGTGGTCGGGCACCTGCTCGTGCTCGCCCTCGGCGTCACGAGCGCCGGCCTACAGGCCGTGCGTCTCGAGTACGTCGAGTTCTTCGGGAAGTTCTACGAGGGCGGCGGCCGCGAGTACGAGCCGTTCGGCTACGACCGGCAGTACACGACCGACGACTGA
- the ahaH gene encoding ATP synthase archaeal subunit H: MPRPEVLERIKAAEDDAEGIVEEAEADREERIAEARERADEIRAEAEREAEEAAERRLEEATAEIEAEAEEIRQDGEETREELIAQAEAQMDEAIEFAIAQFEEAVHAQT, encoded by the coding sequence ATGCCGAGACCAGAGGTTCTCGAACGGATCAAGGCGGCCGAGGACGACGCCGAAGGGATCGTCGAGGAGGCCGAGGCCGACCGCGAGGAACGGATCGCCGAGGCGCGGGAGCGGGCCGACGAGATCCGCGCCGAGGCCGAACGCGAGGCCGAGGAGGCGGCCGAGCGCCGCCTCGAGGAAGCCACCGCCGAAATCGAGGCGGAGGCCGAGGAGATCCGGCAGGACGGGGAGGAGACTCGGGAGGAACTCATCGCTCAGGCGGAGGCGCAGATGGACGAGGCGATCGAATTCGCCATCGCACAGTTCGAGGAGGCGGTGCATGCTCAGACCTGA
- a CDS encoding radical SAM protein, translating to MISKGCEQCAKGGKMVLFVYGYCDQRDCFYCPLGENRKNVDTVYANEREVESDEDVLTEARRMDALGTSITGGEPQESLDRTCHYLSLLKDEFGEDHHTHLYTGITGGRENMRRLSEAGLDEIRFHPPLDLWGDLHGTEWEEILHIAREEGLTPAFEIPGIRAEPEFLEFLDEGAAEFCNINEFEMSDGNYRRMQEAGYDLREGHMSAVESPKEEILDVMGDHDRVYFCTSVFKDAAQHRRRLKRMARSIRREFDEVTDDGTLVYGKTWVTEERLAELGIPEEFYTVKSDHVELAWWLLEEMVDEGDVGQGEIVEQYPTVDGTVVERTPLA from the coding sequence ATGATCTCGAAGGGCTGTGAACAGTGCGCTAAGGGCGGGAAGATGGTGCTGTTCGTCTACGGCTACTGCGACCAGCGCGACTGCTTTTACTGTCCGCTCGGGGAGAACCGGAAGAACGTCGATACGGTCTACGCCAACGAGCGGGAGGTCGAATCCGACGAGGACGTCCTCACCGAGGCACGCCGGATGGACGCCCTCGGCACGTCGATCACCGGCGGGGAACCACAGGAGTCGCTGGACCGCACCTGCCACTACCTCTCCCTGCTGAAAGACGAGTTCGGCGAGGACCACCACACGCACCTCTACACCGGTATCACGGGCGGCCGGGAGAACATGCGTCGGCTCTCGGAGGCCGGCCTCGACGAGATTCGCTTCCACCCGCCGCTGGATCTCTGGGGCGACCTCCACGGCACCGAGTGGGAGGAGATCCTGCATATCGCCCGCGAGGAGGGCCTCACCCCGGCGTTCGAGATTCCGGGAATCCGCGCCGAACCCGAGTTCCTCGAGTTCCTCGACGAGGGGGCCGCCGAGTTCTGTAACATCAACGAGTTCGAGATGTCCGACGGCAACTACCGGCGGATGCAGGAGGCGGGCTACGACCTCCGCGAGGGGCACATGAGCGCGGTCGAGTCGCCCAAAGAGGAGATTCTGGACGTGATGGGCGACCACGACCGAGTCTACTTCTGTACCTCGGTGTTCAAGGACGCCGCCCAGCACCGCCGCCGGCTGAAGCGGATGGCCCGGAGCATCCGTCGGGAGTTCGACGAGGTGACCGACGACGGGACCCTCGTCTACGGCAAGACCTGGGTGACCGAGGAGCGCCTAGCGGAACTGGGCATCCCCGAGGAGTTCTACACCGTCAAATCCGACCACGTCGAACTGGCGTGGTGGCTGCTGGAGGAGATGGTCGACGAGGGCGACGTCGGCCAGGGCGAAATCGTCGAGCAGTACCCGACCGTGGACGGGACGGTCGTGGAGCGGACGCCGCTGGCGTAG